The Sulfurihydrogenibium azorense Az-Fu1 genome contains the following window.
CTCCCTTTGTCCTCCTGATGCTTTACCTAAACCACCCGGAATCTGGACGCTGTGAGTTGCATCAAATATAACAGGAGCATACTGTCTCATTATCTTAAGTCCTCTAAAATCAACTACAAGGTTGTTATAACCAAAGGTTGTTCCTCTTTCTGTAAGGTAAATCTTATCAGCGCCACCAAACTTTAGTTTATCTACTATGTTTTTTGTATCCCATGGAGCCAAAAACTGACCCTTTTTAACGTTTACTTCTTTTCCAGTCTCAGCAGCTGCCAAAAGTAAGTCTGTTTGTCTACATAGAAAGGCTGGAATCTGAATTATATCTACAACCTCAGAAACAGGCTTAGCTTGATAACTTTCGTGAATATCTGTTAAAACTTCTAAACCAAACTTATCTTTAACATCTTTTAATACAGACAGTCCCCACTCTAAACCTCTTCCCCTAAAAGACTCTAAACTACTTCTGTTAGCTTTATCAAAAGAAGATTTAAAAACAAATCTAATGTCAGAATATTTCTCTTGTAGCTGTCTTAAAACTTCAGCTACTTCAAAACATATTTCCCTACTTTCAATAACACACGGTCCTGCTATAATCGTAAATCTATTCAAATTAAGAACCTCTTTTTTACTTTTAAATATATATTAGATAATAGTTTATCATAACAAAGTTGCAACGTTTAAAATCCTACATTATCTTTATAAGAGGAGGAGAGATGAGGTGGATTGTACTTTTAATTCTTATTATATTTAGCAATGTATATCCTCAGACTTTAGATGATTTGATCAATCTTGCATTAAAGAATAATCCCCAGTTGAAAAAGTTAGAAAAAGAACTTTCAGTTCTAAAAGAGAAATCAGAAACTGTAAAAAAGTTGCCTAACCCTTCTTTTTCTCTATCTTACAGTGATAGTGTTAATGTTTCAATGAGACAGTATATACCATGGTATGAAAAATTAGAGTTATCTAAAGAGATAGAAAAACAAAACTACAAATCCCAAATCTATATTTACGAGTTAGAAAAAAATAAACTCATTCGCCAGATAAAAGAAGACGCTTACAGAATAAAGGTTTACAAAGATAAAGTAGAACTTTTAGAAAAGTATCAAAACGATGTTAAAAACCTTATCAACACAAAAAAAGAAGATTATGAATTAAATAAACTTAAAATTTTATACACAGAGATAGAGTTAGAAAAGTTAAGTTATCTAAAAGAAATAGAATCCTTAATTTCACACTTGAAAGAGGTTGTTAACTACGATATAAAGGGCGTTGAAGTAGAAGAGATAAATTTTAGAGAAGATCTAAATATAGAAATTATCTTAAAAGAAGCAGAAAAACAAAGCCCTGTATTAAAAAGTTTGGAAGAAACATTAAAAAGAGATAGATTCGCTTACAAACTTGCAAAAGAAATCTACTATCCAGATGTTTCTATAGGAACAACTTATAAATCAAAAGAAAGATTTCAAGACGCTTTTTCTGTTAGTGTTAACTTAAATTTAAACTTTCCCTTTTGGAGAACTTTACATCAAGAACAGATTGTATTAGAAAGAAAGCTTTTTGTTATAGCTCAAGAAGAACAAAAAATACAAACTTTAAACAATTTAAAAACGCAGCTAACAACTTTTTACAATGAGTATAAATATAACTTACAAAAGTTAAACTTACTTTTAAGTACAAAAGAAGCTTACCAGCAAGATTATAAAGTTACTTATGCAAAATTTTATTCCGGTGAAGTAGATTTCCAAACATTTTTAACTTCTTTTAACAGTAAGAGAAGGTTTGATTATGATATTTTAGATTCTAAGTTAAACGCTTCCATATCATCTATGAAGATAGAAGAGCTGATTTATACAAGTTTTTAAGGTGTAAACTTATAACAAAAAACTAATGTCACGATTTTAAAAGTTGAATACTTACGTGACGGATTTAAGTTTTTGTTATAATTTAATTTTATAAGAAGACTAAAATTTAATGGTGACAGATGATTGATGAAAAGTTGATAAAAAAGAGAAAAGAGATATTAGAAAATCTGGGAGGACTCCCAGAGCCAAAGGTTAAAAATAAAGAATGGCTTTATCTACTGGAAGAAGAAACAAGAAACTCTATAATGATAGAGGGGTTTTTTATTTCTGGAAAGGAGTTAAAGGAAGTTTTATCTAAAAATCAACCTATAACAAGAACAGAAGAAGAGGCTTTTAACTACTTTAGAACTGCAACGTTTATTTACGAGCTTGCCTATGAAAACTACAAACAGAAAGAGTTTTTATTTGGAGCTTCTTTAATCAGACAGATTAATAAAAGTTTAGGGAAAAGTGGTGAGTTTAGAAAAGGGAAAATCAAGATTGCTGGTGCAAAGTTCAATCCTCCGGAAAGTTATATAGAGGAATGGGTTAAGATTTTTGTAGACTTTGCTATCTTTGTTGAGAAAAATTTTAATTTAGAATACTTATCATTACTTCATGGATTCTTTGAAGAAATTCATCCTTTTTCCGATGGAAATGGAAGAACAGGAAGGATACTTTTAAATTATTTCTTGATAAGTAAGGGTTACCCTCCTGCAATAATAAAAGGTGATGAAGATAATAAAAAGCTTTACTACAAAGGACTTGAAGAGATTGATATACAGCTCTCAGAAATCTTTAAAAAGTATGAGAACAAACCACCAAAAAAAGAAGAAGTAATTAACAAACTAAAAACCACAAAGTCAACAATCCTAAGGGACATTATATCAAAAAGTTTAAGAAGCAGCTTAGACACAATTATAGTAGGAATTTATGAAAAACAGGGGAAAAAAATTACAACTTGTATCAGATTTACTATCCCAAGTAGGCTACAGCCCATCAAGTGCAAGACAGTTAATAAAAAGAGGTAAAGTAATAGCAGTTAAAAGAAATAACAAGTGGTTTTCTATAGAAGAATTAATAGAAAGTTTATTAAAGTAAAAAACGGGACAATGTCCCGATAATTTTTAACTTCTTAAAGCTTTTAACACCTTATCATCTAACTCTAAAGCTTTTTGGACATTTCCTGTATGTTCAAAAGGTATAGTACCTTTTACAGTAGCTCCTGGGAATAGGTTATCAACAACATTTTCAACTTTAACCTCTAAAACAGACACACCAAAAGGAATATCCTCAATACTGTTCTTTATAATTTCTGCTTTACCGTAGATAGTAGCTGCAATCTCCGGACCAAATACAGAGATTGCCACATTTGGATTATTTTTTACATTCTCTACAGATTTAGAATTTTTACTTAAAGCAACTCTCAATGTATTTTGGTCTTTTGCTATAAGCCAGCTTACGAAAGCAAGGTATGGTTTATCACCATCTACAGTGGCAAAAACAGCCGGAGTAAGGTCGTTTAAAAGTTTCATCAAGTTTTTGTTTAACATAGAATACCCCCCTAAAGATTTTTAAATATAATACTACATCTCAACAGTAAGGGTATCTATGTTTTTTATCAGATTAAGCCGTAGCGGTTAACTCCCACTTTTCTATGTTTACACCTTCCGGATTAACCGGTACAACGCCTCTTTCTGCTATCTTTTCATCAACTCTTTTTGGCTTTAACATTTTAATAATGTATTCCATAGCCTTAAAGGTTTTCTCTTTACCACCGCAGGTGTAAACATCTATAGCAGCATAACCGTGTTCAGGCCACGTGTGGATTGATATGTGAGACTCTTCTAAGAGAATTACTCCTGTTGCTCCGTGAGGATTAAATTGATGGAAGTGAGAAGATAATTTACTTAAATTCGCGTACTTAACAGCTCCTTCAAGAAGAGCTTTAATGTCTTCAACATGGTCTAATTTTTCAAAATCTACTCCGTAAAGGTCTGCTATGATATGCAGTCCGAGGGTTTTTTCCATTTTCTTTCCTCCTTAAAAGTTTTTTTAGTTAAAATTTTCGTCGGGCTAATACTGCCCATGGTAAAAAACCTCCTTTGTAGAATTTTATTCTTAAAATGAAAATAATATTATATGATAAATTTTTCACATTTTAAATATAAGTGCACAAAAAATATGCAAATTAAAATTTTTGTAGATATGATATAATTTTTTCTCAAAATTTAAAACAGTTAAGGAGAGCATAAATGAACGTAGTAGTAGAGTCAAACGAGCTAGTTAGAACTTTAACTATTAAAGACGAAGGAGAAAAAGTAAAAAATCTTGTAGAAGAAGTTGTAAAAGAAATATCTAAGGTAGCAAATGTGCCCGGATTTAGAAAAGGAAATGTCCCTAAAAATATAGTAAAAGCAAAATATAAAAACGAAATTAAAGAAGAGGTTGCAAGAAACTACGTAAGTAGATATTTACAAGAGATTTTAGAGCAGTACAATCTCAAACCTGTCACCCAAGAGGTTTACTTTGGGGAAGTTGAAATTGTAAACGACCAAGAGATAACTTTTAAAGTAAGTTTTGAAGTTGCTCCAGAGTTTGAATTAAAACCTTACGAAGGAATGGAAGTAGAAATTACAAAGTTAGAAGTAAAAGATGAAGATGTAGAAAAGTATATACAAAACCTTTTAGAAAGAAATGCTCAGTATATACCTGAAGATAAAGAAGTAGAAGAGGGAGATAAAGTTAAAATTAAGTATCATATAGTATCTGAAAAAGGTGAAGAAGAGGAAGATGAGTTTGAAACTATAGTAGGTTCAGGAACTTTAAGAAAGGAGATAGAAGATGCTATAAAAGGTAAAAAGGTTGGAGATAAAGTAGAGTTAGAAAACGTTCCTCTCTATAACGAAAAAGGAGAAGAGATAGGTAAAGCAAAAGTTGAAATAGAAGTTTTGGAAGTAAGTAGAAAAGTTATTCCAGAGTTTAACGATGAGTTTGTTAAGAAGGTAGGTTTAGGAGAAAACGTAGAAGAAGCTAAAAACAAAATAAAAGAAAATCTCCAGAAACAAGTCGAAGAAATTAAAAAGCAAGAAGCCCAGCAAAAAATATTAGACAAAATAGCTTCTGAGTATGACTTCCCGGTTCCAAACTCACTTTTAGAGTTAGAGATTCAAAATTTAGCTCAAAGGTACGCTCAGCAGCTTCAGGCTTACGGAATAAATCCAAACAGGGAAATGTTAGAAGCTGCCAGAGAAGGGTTAACAAAAACAGCTATTAACAACATTAGAGTTATGTTTGTCCTCACAAAGATAGCTGAAAAAGAAGGTTTAACAGTTTCCGAAGATGAGTTGAACAAAGAGATAGA
Protein-coding sequences here:
- the speD gene encoding adenosylmethionine decarboxylase → MEKTLGLHIIADLYGVDFEKLDHVEDIKALLEGAVKYANLSKLSSHFHQFNPHGATGVILLEESHISIHTWPEHGYAAIDVYTCGGKEKTFKAMEYIIKMLKPKRVDEKIAERGVVPVNPEGVNIEKWELTATA
- a CDS encoding pyridoxamine 5'-phosphate oxidase family protein, which produces MLNKNLMKLLNDLTPAVFATVDGDKPYLAFVSWLIAKDQNTLRVALSKNSKSVENVKNNPNVAISVFGPEIAATIYGKAEIIKNSIEDIPFGVSVLEVKVENVVDNLFPGATVKGTIPFEHTGNVQKALELDDKVLKALRS
- a CDS encoding Fic family protein, producing MIDEKLIKKRKEILENLGGLPEPKVKNKEWLYLLEEETRNSIMIEGFFISGKELKEVLSKNQPITRTEEEAFNYFRTATFIYELAYENYKQKEFLFGASLIRQINKSLGKSGEFRKGKIKIAGAKFNPPESYIEEWVKIFVDFAIFVEKNFNLEYLSLLHGFFEEIHPFSDGNGRTGRILLNYFLISKGYPPAIIKGDEDNKKLYYKGLEEIDIQLSEIFKKYENKPPKKEEVINKLKTTKSTILRDIISKSLRSSLDTIIVGIYEKQGKKITTCIRFTIPSRLQPIKCKTVNKKR
- a CDS encoding TolC family protein; the encoded protein is MRWIVLLILIIFSNVYPQTLDDLINLALKNNPQLKKLEKELSVLKEKSETVKKLPNPSFSLSYSDSVNVSMRQYIPWYEKLELSKEIEKQNYKSQIYIYELEKNKLIRQIKEDAYRIKVYKDKVELLEKYQNDVKNLINTKKEDYELNKLKILYTEIELEKLSYLKEIESLISHLKEVVNYDIKGVEVEEINFREDLNIEIILKEAEKQSPVLKSLEETLKRDRFAYKLAKEIYYPDVSIGTTYKSKERFQDAFSVSVNLNLNFPFWRTLHQEQIVLERKLFVIAQEEQKIQTLNNLKTQLTTFYNEYKYNLQKLNLLLSTKEAYQQDYKVTYAKFYSGEVDFQTFLTSFNSKRRFDYDILDSKLNASISSMKIEELIYTSF
- the tig gene encoding trigger factor, translating into MNVVVESNELVRTLTIKDEGEKVKNLVEEVVKEISKVANVPGFRKGNVPKNIVKAKYKNEIKEEVARNYVSRYLQEILEQYNLKPVTQEVYFGEVEIVNDQEITFKVSFEVAPEFELKPYEGMEVEITKLEVKDEDVEKYIQNLLERNAQYIPEDKEVEEGDKVKIKYHIVSEKGEEEEDEFETIVGSGTLRKEIEDAIKGKKVGDKVELENVPLYNEKGEEIGKAKVEIEVLEVSRKVIPEFNDEFVKKVGLGENVEEAKNKIKENLQKQVEEIKKQEAQQKILDKIASEYDFPVPNSLLELEIQNLAQRYAQQLQAYGINPNREMLEAAREGLTKTAINNIRVMFVLTKIAEKEGLTVSEDELNKEIERLAKRYNTEAEDLKQYLTERNMIEGIKSDILRQKALDMLVQKANIKEVEKQEEKQEENDG
- the kdsA gene encoding 3-deoxy-8-phosphooctulonate synthase; translated protein: MFKSKKEVLNLNRFTIIAGPCVIESREICFEVAEVLRQLQEKYSDIRFVFKSSFDKANRSSLESFRGRGLEWGLSVLKDVKDKFGLEVLTDIHESYQAKPVSEVVDIIQIPAFLCRQTDLLLAAAETGKEVNVKKGQFLAPWDTKNIVDKLKFGGADKIYLTERGTTFGYNNLVVDFRGLKIMRQYAPVIFDATHSVQIPGGLGKASGGQREFAYPLAKAAVVVGVDGLFFETHPDPDKALSDGPNQIPLKDFPTIVENLLRLREFVEINGI